A stretch of the Lactuca sativa cultivar Salinas chromosome 9, Lsat_Salinas_v11, whole genome shotgun sequence genome encodes the following:
- the LOC128129038 gene encoding uncharacterized protein LOC128129038, whose amino-acid sequence MTFTVNGHAYKYGYYLGDGIYPDYSTLMKAYSVPRSEKANFFTKKQESARKDIERAFGVLKQTWHVVKYATRLWDKERIKRMVLACIIMHNMIIEDEGRAICTYDPNDVVVPIEEFVSGTNAFLERVVEIHNSETCFNLREDVAEHLYQHSMNDD is encoded by the coding sequence ATGACGTTCACGGTAAACGGGCACGCGTACAAATACGGTTACTACCTTGGTGATGGGATATACCCAGATTATTCTACATTGATGAAGGCATACTCGGTTCCTCGAAGTGAAAAAGcaaatttttttacaaaaaaacaaGAATCGGCGAGAAAGGATATCGAGAGGGCATTTGGAGTCCTTAAGCAAACATGGCATGTAGTGAAATATGCTACACGACTCTGGGATAAAGAAAGAATTAAACGAATGGTCCTAGCATGTATTAtaatgcataatatgattattgaaGATGAAGGTCGAGCGATTTGCACGTATGATCCGAACGAcgttgtcgttccaattgaggagTTCGTATCCGGAACGAATGCTTTTTTAGAGCGAGTTGTTGAAATTCATAACAGTGAAACGTGTTTCAATCTTCGAGAAGATGTCGCGGAACATTTGTACCAACATAGCATGAACGACGATTAG